Proteins from a single region of Desulfovibrio porci:
- a CDS encoding ABC transporter substrate-binding protein, whose protein sequence is MLKKWIALAMAAVFVLSLSGAAMAAGKLVKVPTAWMDEHETFLMWYAKEKGWDKDAGLDVEIKYFNSGADILNALPSGEWVFAGMGAVPAMLGNLRYDTIIIGNGNDESMTNGVVVRKDSPIAKVKGWNKDYPDVMGSPETVKGKTFLVTTVSSAHYALSSWLNVLGLKDSDVVIKNMDQAQAVGAFENNIGDGVALWAPHLFLAMDKGGVLAADLKMCKKGNPIVLIADAKYANSHPEITAKFLGVYLRAVNMLQKESAESLVPEYRRFFLEWAGKDYAKDLALKDIQKHPVYNLEEQLVMFDDSKGQSQAQKWQGEIAEFFTTVGRITPEEAKKVNDGKYATNKFLKQVQTPIPAYK, encoded by the coding sequence ATGTTGAAAAAATGGATTGCCCTGGCGATGGCCGCCGTGTTCGTTCTGAGCCTTTCCGGCGCCGCCATGGCCGCCGGCAAACTGGTGAAAGTGCCCACCGCCTGGATGGACGAGCATGAAACCTTCCTGATGTGGTATGCCAAGGAAAAAGGCTGGGACAAGGACGCCGGTCTGGACGTTGAAATCAAATACTTCAACTCCGGCGCCGACATTCTGAACGCGCTGCCGTCCGGCGAATGGGTCTTCGCGGGCATGGGCGCCGTGCCTGCCATGCTGGGCAACCTGCGTTACGACACCATCATCATCGGCAACGGCAACGACGAATCCATGACCAACGGCGTGGTGGTCCGCAAGGACAGCCCCATCGCCAAGGTCAAAGGCTGGAACAAGGACTATCCCGACGTGATGGGCAGCCCCGAAACCGTGAAGGGCAAGACCTTCCTGGTCACCACCGTGAGCTCCGCCCACTACGCCCTGTCTTCCTGGCTGAACGTGCTGGGCCTCAAGGACAGCGACGTGGTCATCAAGAACATGGACCAAGCCCAGGCCGTGGGCGCGTTTGAAAACAACATCGGCGACGGCGTGGCCCTGTGGGCTCCGCACCTCTTCCTGGCCATGGACAAGGGCGGCGTGCTGGCCGCCGACCTCAAGATGTGCAAAAAGGGCAACCCCATCGTGCTGATCGCCGATGCCAAGTACGCCAACAGCCATCCTGAGATCACCGCCAAGTTCCTGGGCGTCTATCTGCGCGCCGTGAACATGCTCCAGAAGGAAAGCGCCGAGAGCCTGGTGCCCGAATACCGCCGCTTCTTCCTGGAATGGGCCGGCAAGGACTATGCCAAGGATCTGGCCCTGAAGGACATCCAGAAGCACCCCGTGTACAACCTGGAAGAACAGCTGGTCATGTTTGACGACTCCAAGGGTCAGAGCCAGGCTCAGAAGTGGCAGGGCGAAATCGCCGAGTTCTTCACCACTGTGGGCCGCATCACCCCTGAAGAAGCCAAGAAGGTCAACGACGGCAAGTACGCCACCAACAAGTTCCTGAAGCAGGTCCAGACCCCCATCCCTGCCTACAAGTAA
- the tpa gene encoding taurine--pyruvate aminotransferase — MAQSLDAAQLIADDKKYVWHHLTQHKVFEKSDPTIFVEGKGMRIKDIHGKEYLDAVSGGVWTVNLGYANETLAKAVSDQLMQLCYFANGYGNIPTIQFSKKLIEKMPGMSRVYLSNSGSEANEKAFKIVRQISQLKHGGKKYKVVYRNRDYHGTTITTLSACGQEERKNQYGPFTPGFVEFPACSAYRSPYPAGTANLGEKFARELETVVQKEDPDTVGAVIIEPITAGGGVIVPPEGYYETLTEICKKYGLLLIIDEVVCGLGRTGKWFGYQHFNVKPDIVTMAKGVAAGYAPISCTVTTEEVFQDFIADPSDRDSYFRDISTFGGCTAGPAAGYANINYMEEHNVLDNVVKMGDYLMDGLKALEKKYEIIGDVRGKGLFCGLELVKNRTTKEPVSEAVAGAVVGECMKQGVIIGKTSRCFRELNNTLCLAPALIATTAEIDEILKALDNAFQVVKA, encoded by the coding sequence ATGGCCCAGTCCCTTGATGCCGCACAACTGATCGCGGACGACAAAAAATACGTCTGGCATCACCTCACCCAGCACAAAGTCTTTGAAAAATCCGATCCCACCATCTTTGTCGAAGGCAAAGGCATGCGGATCAAGGACATCCACGGCAAGGAATACCTGGATGCCGTTTCCGGCGGCGTCTGGACGGTCAACCTCGGCTATGCCAACGAAACCCTGGCCAAGGCCGTGAGCGACCAGCTCATGCAGCTCTGCTACTTCGCCAACGGTTACGGCAACATCCCCACCATTCAGTTCTCCAAAAAACTGATTGAAAAGATGCCCGGCATGAGCCGCGTATACCTGTCCAACTCCGGTTCCGAAGCCAACGAAAAGGCCTTCAAGATTGTCCGCCAGATCTCCCAGCTCAAGCACGGCGGCAAGAAATACAAGGTCGTCTACCGCAACCGCGACTACCACGGCACCACCATCACCACCCTGAGCGCCTGCGGACAGGAAGAACGCAAGAACCAGTACGGCCCCTTCACCCCCGGCTTTGTGGAATTCCCGGCCTGCTCCGCCTACCGCTCGCCCTATCCCGCCGGCACCGCCAACCTGGGCGAAAAATTCGCCCGCGAGCTTGAAACCGTGGTGCAGAAGGAAGATCCGGACACCGTGGGCGCCGTGATCATCGAGCCCATCACCGCCGGCGGCGGCGTCATTGTGCCGCCCGAAGGCTACTACGAAACCCTGACCGAAATCTGCAAGAAGTACGGCCTGCTGCTGATCATCGACGAAGTGGTCTGCGGTCTCGGCAGAACCGGCAAATGGTTCGGTTACCAGCACTTCAACGTCAAGCCCGACATCGTGACCATGGCCAAGGGCGTGGCCGCCGGCTACGCGCCCATCTCCTGCACGGTGACCACCGAAGAGGTCTTCCAGGACTTCATCGCCGATCCTTCCGACCGTGACAGCTACTTCCGCGACATCAGCACCTTCGGCGGCTGCACCGCCGGTCCCGCCGCCGGTTACGCCAACATCAACTACATGGAAGAGCACAACGTCCTCGATAACGTCGTCAAAATGGGCGATTACCTCATGGACGGCCTCAAGGCTCTGGAAAAGAAGTATGAGATCATCGGCGACGTGCGCGGCAAGGGCCTGTTCTGCGGCCTCGAACTGGTCAAGAACCGCACCACCAAGGAGCCCGTCTCCGAAGCCGTGGCCGGCGCCGTGGTGGGCGAATGCATGAAGCAGGGCGTGATCATCGGCAAGACCAGCCGCTGCTTCCGTGAACTGAACAACACCCTCTGCCTGGCTCCGGCGCTGATTGCCACCACGGCCGAGATCGACGAGATCCTCAAGGCTCTGGACAACGCCTTCCAGGTGGTCAAGGCCTAA
- a CDS encoding NAD(P) transhydrogenase subunit alpha codes for MSTFILLLVFVAALVIGYKVLSHIPSLLHTPLMSSMNALDGVIILGALTATHLASTPLGAFLGGCGIALAITNVFGGFDITHKMLKMIAGKKR; via the coding sequence TTGAGCACATTCATCCTCTTACTGGTCTTTGTTGCCGCGCTGGTCATCGGCTATAAAGTGCTCAGCCACATTCCCAGTCTTTTGCATACGCCGTTGATGTCCAGCATGAATGCGCTCGACGGGGTCATCATTCTGGGCGCGCTGACGGCCACCCATCTTGCCAGCACTCCCCTGGGCGCTTTCCTGGGCGGTTGCGGCATCGCGCTGGCCATCACCAATGTTTTTGGCGGCTTTGACATCACCCACAAGATGTTGAAGATGATCGCGGGGAAAAAGCGCTAG
- a CDS encoding NAD(P)(+) transhydrogenase (Re/Si-specific) subunit beta, producing the protein MSTLLYNVIAAILALAILYGLNLMSNVKTAVRGNILSAAAMACAILITMYKDNSLGSPTLWIAIALGTAFGLFLSNKVKMIQMPQLVAFLHGFGGGAAALVGIIMLTDVGTPSAFHRIDACLALCSGMTTIAGSFVAAGKLHQLLPQRPIVLSNHSKIINVLLGIMLIALCIYNIAPNFLPSLFIFIMFATGALFGIVFTIRVGGADMPITISLLNSMGGISCAIAGFAVSDPLLIAVGGIVGSAGLMLTRVMCKAMNRTLMPILLGQSSVSGKAGAPAAAASKAPAPQAAKPAQPAQAAAQKDAEVAKLLTTAKNVIIVPGYGMALAQAQHKVKQLADALEARGATVNYAIHPVAGRMPGHMNVLLAEANVDYEHLLEMDVVNPMFADADLVVVVGANDVVNPAANTAEGTPIYGMPILEADKAKAVIICNYDEKPGYAGVPNPLYTKPGVYMLLGDAAKTVGALAGYAAGEAPVAAASAETGDADKATEAARLLTTAKNVIIVPGYGMALAQAQHKVKQLADALEARGATVNYAIHPVAGRMPGHMNVLLAEANVDYEHLLEMDVVNPMFPNADLAIIIGANDVVNPAANTAEGTPIYGMPILEADKAKAVIVCNYDEKPGYAGVDNPLYTKPGVIMMLGDAAQTVGALAGYAAGQAPAAQAAPAAERDDDADAARLLTTAKRVIIVPGYGMALAQAQHKVKQLADVLEERGAKVDYAIHPVAGRMPGHMNVLLAEANVDYEHLLEMDVVNPMFADADLVVIVGANDVVNPAANTAEGTPIYGMPILEADKAKAVIVCNYDEKPGYAGVDNPLYTKSGVIMMLGDAAQTVGKLVNLASGPAPAAAEAPKQETAQDGLQALKTAKNVIIVPGYGMALAQAQHKVKQLADVLEERGATVNYAIHPVAGRMPGHMNVLLAEANVDYEHLLEMDVVNPMFADADLVIIVGANDVVNPAANTAEGTPIYGMPILEADKAKAVIICNYDEKPGYAGVDNPLYTKPGVTLLLGDAGASLDKLLAMAR; encoded by the coding sequence ATGAGCACATTACTATACAACGTCATTGCTGCAATACTCGCCCTTGCCATCCTGTATGGCCTGAATCTGATGAGCAACGTCAAAACGGCCGTGCGCGGCAATATTCTCTCCGCCGCCGCCATGGCCTGCGCCATTCTCATCACCATGTACAAGGACAATTCGCTCGGCTCTCCGACTCTTTGGATAGCGATAGCGCTGGGCACGGCCTTCGGCCTGTTTCTGTCCAACAAGGTCAAGATGATCCAGATGCCCCAGCTCGTGGCTTTTTTGCACGGCTTCGGCGGCGGCGCGGCGGCCCTGGTCGGCATCATCATGCTGACGGACGTGGGCACGCCCTCGGCCTTTCATCGCATTGACGCCTGTCTGGCTCTCTGCTCGGGCATGACGACCATCGCCGGTTCCTTCGTGGCCGCGGGCAAACTGCACCAGCTGCTGCCGCAACGGCCCATCGTGCTCTCCAACCACAGCAAGATCATCAACGTCCTGCTGGGCATCATGCTCATCGCCCTCTGCATTTACAACATTGCACCGAATTTCCTGCCTTCGCTGTTCATCTTCATCATGTTCGCCACGGGCGCGCTGTTCGGCATCGTCTTCACCATCCGGGTGGGCGGCGCGGACATGCCCATCACCATTTCCCTGCTCAACTCCATGGGCGGCATTTCCTGCGCCATCGCCGGCTTCGCCGTGTCCGACCCCCTGCTCATCGCCGTGGGCGGCATTGTCGGCTCCGCCGGTCTGATGCTCACGCGCGTTATGTGCAAGGCCATGAACCGCACGCTGATGCCCATCCTGCTGGGTCAATCCTCCGTGTCCGGCAAGGCCGGCGCCCCGGCGGCAGCCGCGTCCAAAGCGCCCGCGCCCCAGGCCGCGAAGCCCGCGCAGCCGGCCCAGGCCGCCGCGCAGAAGGATGCGGAAGTCGCCAAGCTGCTGACCACGGCCAAGAACGTGATCATCGTGCCCGGCTACGGCATGGCCCTGGCCCAGGCCCAGCACAAGGTCAAGCAGTTGGCTGACGCTCTGGAAGCCCGTGGCGCCACGGTCAACTACGCCATCCATCCCGTGGCCGGACGCATGCCCGGACACATGAACGTGCTTCTGGCCGAAGCCAACGTGGATTACGAGCATCTGCTGGAAATGGACGTGGTCAACCCCATGTTCGCGGACGCCGACCTGGTCGTGGTGGTGGGGGCCAATGACGTGGTCAACCCGGCGGCCAACACCGCCGAAGGCACTCCCATTTACGGCATGCCCATCCTGGAAGCGGACAAGGCCAAGGCCGTGATCATCTGCAACTATGACGAAAAGCCCGGCTACGCGGGCGTGCCCAATCCGCTCTACACCAAGCCCGGCGTGTATATGCTGCTGGGCGACGCGGCCAAAACCGTAGGCGCCCTGGCCGGTTACGCCGCCGGAGAAGCCCCGGTCGCCGCCGCGTCCGCCGAAACCGGCGATGCGGATAAGGCCACCGAGGCCGCCCGCCTGCTGACCACGGCCAAGAACGTGATCATCGTGCCCGGCTACGGCATGGCCCTGGCTCAGGCCCAGCACAAGGTCAAGCAACTCGCTGACGCCCTGGAAGCCAGAGGCGCCACGGTCAACTACGCCATCCATCCCGTGGCCGGGCGCATGCCCGGACACATGAACGTGCTTCTGGCCGAAGCCAATGTGGATTACGAGCATCTGCTGGAAATGGACGTGGTCAACCCCATGTTCCCGAATGCGGATCTCGCCATCATTATCGGGGCCAACGACGTGGTCAACCCGGCGGCCAACACCGCTGAAGGCACCCCCATTTACGGCATGCCCATTCTGGAAGCGGACAAGGCCAAGGCCGTGATCGTCTGCAACTATGACGAAAAGCCCGGCTACGCGGGCGTGGACAATCCCCTCTACACCAAGCCCGGCGTAATCATGATGCTGGGCGACGCGGCCCAGACCGTGGGCGCCCTGGCCGGTTACGCCGCCGGGCAGGCTCCTGCCGCGCAGGCCGCTCCCGCCGCCGAGCGTGATGACGACGCCGACGCCGCCCGTCTGCTGACCACGGCCAAAAGGGTGATCATCGTGCCCGGTTACGGCATGGCTCTGGCCCAGGCCCAGCACAAGGTCAAGCAACTGGCCGACGTGCTTGAGGAACGGGGCGCCAAGGTCGATTATGCCATTCATCCCGTGGCCGGACGTATGCCCGGGCATATGAATGTGCTTCTGGCCGAAGCCAATGTGGATTACGAGCATCTGCTGGAAATGGACGTGGTCAATCCCATGTTCGCGGACGCGGATCTGGTCGTCATCGTGGGGGCCAACGACGTGGTCAACCCGGCGGCCAACACCGCCGAAGGCACTCCCATTTACGGCATGCCCATTCTGGAAGCGGACAAGGCCAAGGCCGTGATCGTCTGCAACTATGACGAAAAGCCCGGCTACGCGGGCGTGGACAATCCCCTCTACACCAAGTCCGGCGTAATCATGATGCTGGGCGACGCGGCCCAGACCGTGGGCAAGCTCGTGAACCTGGCTTCCGGACCGGCCCCGGCGGCCGCCGAAGCCCCCAAGCAGGAAACAGCGCAGGACGGTCTGCAGGCGCTCAAGACCGCCAAGAATGTGATTATCGTGCCCGGCTACGGCATGGCCTTGGCCCAGGCCCAGCACAAGGTCAAGCAACTGGCCGACGTGCTTGAGGAACGGGGCGCCACGGTCAATTACGCCATCCACCCCGTGGCTGGGCGCATGCCCGGACATATGAACGTGCTCCTGGCCGAAGCCAATGTGGATTACGAGCATCTGCTGGAAATGGACGTGGTCAACCCCATGTTCGCGGATGCCGATCTGGTCATCATCGTGGGGGCCAATGACGTGGTCAACCCGGCGGCCAACACCGCTGAAGGCACCCCCATTTACGGCATGCCCATCCTGGAAGCGGACAAGGCCAAGGCCGTGATCATCTGCAACTATGACGAAAAGCCCGGCTACGCGGGCGTGGACAACCCCTTGTATACCAAGCCCGGCGTTACGCTGCTGCTGGGCGACGCCGGAGCCAGCCTGGACAAGCTGCTGGCCATGGCGCGGTAG
- a CDS encoding ABC transporter ATP-binding protein has protein sequence MSEQNVKSPPVLKIHCEDISKTFIQKGNQEVPVIKDISLDVYENEFLVVLGPGQSGKSTLLKIIAGLEIPDKGYVTLDGEPVTGPGPDRGIVFQSYMLFAWKTVRDNVELGLKLRNVPAAERHNIADHYIKMVGLEGFENHYPHQLSGGMKQRVGIARAYANSPKVMLLDEPFGQLDAQTRMYMQVETSRIWEHEKRTVLFVTNNIDEALFLGDRIVLMEGKLPGTIKTEYTINLPRPREHTSMELLELREEIIANTELIL, from the coding sequence ATGAGTGAGCAGAACGTCAAAAGCCCTCCGGTCCTGAAGATCCACTGCGAGGACATCAGCAAGACCTTCATCCAGAAGGGCAATCAGGAAGTGCCGGTCATCAAGGACATCAGCCTGGACGTCTACGAAAATGAATTCCTGGTGGTGCTTGGTCCCGGCCAGAGCGGCAAATCCACTCTGCTGAAGATTATCGCGGGCCTGGAAATTCCGGACAAGGGCTACGTTACCCTGGACGGCGAGCCGGTCACCGGCCCCGGGCCGGACCGCGGCATCGTGTTCCAGAGCTATATGCTCTTCGCCTGGAAAACCGTGCGCGACAATGTGGAGCTGGGCCTCAAGCTGCGTAACGTGCCCGCCGCCGAGCGTCACAACATCGCTGACCACTATATCAAGATGGTGGGTCTGGAAGGTTTTGAAAACCACTACCCCCACCAGTTGTCGGGCGGCATGAAACAGCGCGTGGGCATTGCCCGGGCCTATGCCAATTCGCCCAAGGTCATGCTGCTGGACGAGCCTTTCGGCCAGCTCGACGCCCAGACCCGCATGTACATGCAGGTGGAAACCTCCCGCATCTGGGAACACGAAAAACGCACGGTGCTCTTCGTCACCAACAATATCGACGAAGCGCTCTTCCTGGGCGACCGCATCGTGCTGATGGAAGGCAAGCTGCCCGGCACCATCAAGACGGAGTACACCATCAATCTGCCCCGTCCGCGCGAGCACACTTCCATGGAACTGCTGGAACTGCGCGAAGAGATCATCGCCAACACCGAACTGATTCTCTAG
- a CDS encoding NAD(P) transhydrogenase subunit alpha has product MKFQGMIIGVPKEIMPGEGRVSSTPETVKKMVAEGATVLVQKTAGDGSFFSDAEYVAAGATLVDGAEEVFAKADVILKVKEPLFNKDVNKHESDMLRDGQYLITFLHPAAPVNREPMKKLRDTGCISLTLDGIPRISRAQSMDALTSMSTVAGYKSVLMAANYMSKFMPMVGTAVGVIKPANVVVIGTGVAGLQAVATAKRLGAVVTAIDIRPDASEQAKSLGAKAFDTGVPADVAIGEGGYAQRLPDEWLAKEIEAIKPVIKEADMVILTALIPGKLAPVLITEEMVKSMAPGSVIVDVAIDQGGNCALTKAGEEIVAHGVTISGIKNIPGMMPTSSTWMFAHNIYNLLAFLAKDGKIVLDRNDPIVASSLTTINKEIVHAGAKEAGL; this is encoded by the coding sequence ATGAAATTTCAGGGTATGATCATCGGTGTCCCCAAAGAAATTATGCCCGGCGAAGGCCGCGTCTCCTCCACCCCCGAGACCGTGAAAAAAATGGTCGCCGAGGGCGCTACCGTGCTCGTGCAGAAAACGGCCGGTGACGGCTCGTTCTTCTCCGACGCGGAATATGTGGCCGCCGGCGCGACCCTGGTTGACGGTGCGGAAGAAGTCTTCGCCAAAGCCGACGTCATTCTCAAGGTGAAAGAGCCGCTGTTCAACAAGGACGTGAACAAGCACGAAAGCGACATGCTGCGCGACGGGCAGTACCTGATCACCTTCCTGCACCCCGCCGCTCCGGTGAACCGCGAACCCATGAAAAAACTTCGCGACACCGGCTGCATCAGCCTCACCCTGGACGGCATTCCGCGCATCTCCCGCGCCCAGAGCATGGACGCCCTGACCTCCATGAGCACCGTGGCCGGTTATAAGAGCGTGCTCATGGCCGCCAACTACATGAGCAAGTTTATGCCCATGGTCGGCACCGCCGTGGGCGTGATCAAGCCCGCCAACGTCGTGGTCATCGGTACCGGCGTGGCCGGCCTGCAGGCCGTCGCCACCGCCAAGCGTCTGGGCGCCGTGGTCACCGCCATCGACATCCGTCCCGACGCGAGCGAACAGGCCAAGTCCCTGGGCGCCAAGGCCTTCGACACCGGCGTGCCGGCTGACGTGGCCATCGGCGAGGGCGGCTACGCCCAGCGCCTGCCCGACGAATGGCTGGCCAAGGAAATCGAGGCCATCAAGCCCGTCATCAAAGAAGCCGACATGGTGATCCTCACCGCGCTGATTCCCGGCAAGCTCGCTCCGGTGCTGATCACCGAAGAAATGGTCAAATCCATGGCTCCCGGTTCCGTCATCGTGGACGTGGCCATCGACCAGGGCGGCAACTGCGCCCTGACCAAGGCCGGCGAGGAAATCGTCGCCCACGGCGTGACCATCAGCGGCATCAAGAACATCCCCGGCATGATGCCCACCAGCTCCACCTGGATGTTCGCTCACAACATCTACAACCTGCTTGCCTTCCTGGCCAAGGACGGCAAGATCGTGCTGGATCGCAACGATCCCATCGTGGCTTCCTCGCTGACCACGATCAACAAGGAAATCGTCCACGCCGGCGCCAAAGAAGCCGGCCTGTAG
- a CDS encoding ABC transporter permease, translating into MASSSIANETVDHAAERGRFTLYKLITNTYFLYAVSIVAFFSLWHWTAAEKIFRDSLATPAQVLDQMIRLTSMKFAGTNLWGHIWASFQRVIIGFALASVVAVPLGLFMALNKTVNAVVKPLFDLFKPMPPIAWVSIAILWFGIGEFSKVFIIIIGTFVPCLLNAYNGVRLVDPDLYDVIRVLGGNRRDEIFHVCFPASFPAVFAGLQISLSAAWTCVLAAELMNSRDGLGFLIKRGMDTHNPSLVLSGMLLIAAAAWVSSLGVSLLERKLCPWKRSIDNV; encoded by the coding sequence ATGGCGTCTTCATCCATTGCCAACGAAACCGTCGACCATGCCGCGGAACGCGGACGGTTTACGCTCTATAAGCTGATCACCAACACGTACTTCCTGTACGCCGTGTCCATCGTGGCCTTTTTCTCGCTCTGGCACTGGACCGCGGCCGAGAAAATATTCCGCGATTCCCTGGCCACCCCCGCCCAGGTGCTGGATCAGATGATCCGCCTGACCAGCATGAAATTCGCGGGCACCAATCTTTGGGGCCACATCTGGGCCAGCTTCCAGCGCGTCATCATCGGCTTTGCGCTGGCCAGCGTCGTGGCCGTGCCTCTGGGCTTGTTCATGGCCCTGAACAAAACAGTCAATGCCGTCGTCAAGCCGCTGTTCGACCTGTTCAAGCCCATGCCGCCCATCGCCTGGGTGTCCATCGCCATTCTGTGGTTCGGCATCGGCGAATTCTCCAAGGTCTTCATCATCATTATCGGCACCTTCGTGCCCTGCCTGCTCAACGCCTACAACGGCGTGCGTCTGGTGGACCCGGACCTGTACGACGTCATCCGCGTGCTCGGCGGCAACCGCCGGGACGAAATCTTCCACGTCTGCTTCCCGGCCTCCTTCCCGGCGGTCTTCGCGGGCCTGCAGATCTCGCTCAGCGCGGCATGGACCTGCGTGCTGGCCGCAGAGCTGATGAACTCCCGCGACGGTCTGGGCTTTTTGATCAAGCGCGGCATGGACACGCACAATCCCTCCCTGGTCCTCAGCGGCATGCTGCTCATCGCGGCGGCGGCCTGGGTCAGCTCTTTGGGCGTCTCCCTCCTCGAGCGCAAGCTCTGCCCCTGGAAGCGCAGCATCGACAACGTCTAA
- a CDS encoding ABC transporter ATP-binding protein: MPCQEEADVKIRVNNLTKRFGALTVLDGINFTIKKGELLAIVGPTGCGKTTFLNCLSKLMPATEGDILIDGQEANPKKHNIAYVFQEPTCLPWRTVRENVAYGMEVKGVSKEEREQRASDIMDLVGLSSCADLYPNQVSASMMQRIAVSRAFAVNPDLLLMDEPYGQLDVKLRFYLEDELVNLWQKLNSTILFVTHNIEEAVYVAERILVLTNKPTKVKAEIQVDLPRPRKLIDPRFVELRRQVTELIRWW; this comes from the coding sequence GTGCCCTGTCAGGAAGAAGCTGACGTCAAAATCCGGGTGAATAACCTCACCAAGCGTTTTGGCGCTCTCACAGTTCTTGATGGCATCAACTTCACCATCAAAAAAGGGGAGCTGCTGGCCATCGTCGGTCCCACCGGTTGCGGCAAGACCACATTTTTGAATTGCCTTTCCAAACTCATGCCCGCCACGGAAGGCGATATCCTCATCGACGGGCAGGAAGCCAATCCTAAAAAACACAATATCGCCTATGTCTTTCAGGAACCCACCTGCCTGCCCTGGCGCACCGTGCGCGAAAACGTGGCTTACGGCATGGAAGTCAAAGGGGTTTCCAAAGAGGAACGCGAGCAGCGCGCCTCGGACATCATGGATCTTGTCGGCCTTTCCTCCTGCGCCGACCTCTATCCCAATCAGGTTTCAGCCAGTATGATGCAGCGCATCGCTGTGTCGCGCGCTTTCGCCGTGAACCCCGATCTTTTGCTCATGGACGAGCCCTACGGCCAGTTGGACGTGAAGCTGCGTTTCTACCTTGAAGACGAGCTGGTCAATCTCTGGCAAAAGCTGAACAGCACCATCCTCTTTGTCACGCACAATATTGAGGAGGCCGTGTACGTGGCCGAGCGCATCCTGGTGCTGACCAACAAACCCACCAAGGTCAAGGCGGAAATTCAGGTGGACCTGCCCCGCCCCCGCAAACTTATTGATCCCAGATTTGTGGAGCTGCGCAGGCAGGTCACGGAACTTATCCGCTGGTGGTGA
- a CDS encoding ABC transporter permease — MAYQTVVVKEPPLLRALPYISIIAFFLIWESAVRSGMIPQTLLAAPSQVFDAFMDKLTNPNPDGAVMMTHFKTSLQEAFIGYVLALLVGLPLGLAMGWFKVAEGLFRPIFELIRPIPPIAWIPLTVFWFGIGLTGKVFIIWIAGIVPCVINAYVGVRMTNPVLIQMARTYGANDWQIFTQLCIPSSLPMVFGALQLALAYCWTNLVGAELLAADSGLGFLITMGGRVARPDLIVLGMICVGVSGAIIGIIIDYVEKKLLAGIRR; from the coding sequence ATGGCTTATCAGACTGTCGTTGTAAAAGAACCGCCTCTGCTTCGAGCGCTCCCCTATATCAGCATCATCGCTTTTTTCCTTATCTGGGAAAGCGCGGTGCGCTCGGGCATGATTCCCCAGACATTGCTGGCCGCGCCCAGCCAGGTTTTCGACGCCTTCATGGACAAACTGACCAACCCCAATCCTGACGGGGCGGTCATGATGACCCACTTCAAGACCAGCCTTCAGGAAGCCTTCATCGGTTACGTGCTGGCGCTGCTGGTGGGCCTGCCCCTGGGGCTGGCCATGGGCTGGTTTAAAGTGGCCGAAGGCCTTTTCCGCCCCATTTTCGAACTCATCCGCCCCATCCCGCCCATCGCGTGGATTCCCCTCACCGTGTTCTGGTTCGGCATCGGCCTGACCGGCAAGGTGTTCATCATCTGGATAGCGGGCATCGTGCCCTGCGTGATCAACGCCTATGTGGGCGTGCGCATGACCAATCCCGTACTGATCCAGATGGCCAGAACCTACGGGGCCAATGACTGGCAGATCTTCACCCAGTTGTGCATCCCGTCTTCGCTGCCCATGGTTTTCGGCGCGCTCCAGCTTGCTCTGGCTTACTGCTGGACCAACCTGGTGGGCGCGGAGCTGCTGGCCGCCGACTCCGGCCTGGGCTTCCTCATCACCATGGGCGGACGCGTGGCCCGGCCTGACCTGATCGTGCTCGGCATGATCTGCGTGGGCGTTTCCGGCGCTATCATCGGGATCATCATCGACTATGTTGAAAAGAAGCTGCTGGCCGGCATCAGGAGGTAA